A DNA window from Ahaetulla prasina isolate Xishuangbanna chromosome 7, ASM2864084v1, whole genome shotgun sequence contains the following coding sequences:
- the LOC131202056 gene encoding sodium-coupled monocarboxylate transporter 1-like, with the protein MVTCRKIGGFSVWDYVVFGIMLLISAAIGVYYAFAGGGQRSREAFLMGGRSMSAFPVALSLTASFMSAVTVLGTPAEIYRFGTMFSLFAIAYALMAVTSAEIFLPVFYRLKITSTYEYLEMRFNKQLRLCGTGLFIILTILYTGIVIYAPALALYQVTGIDLWGAVVGTGVVCTFYCTLGGLKAVIWTDVFQAAIMIAGFLSVIIRGVIVQEGFGNIINDAHDGRRLQFWDFNPNPLQRHTFWTIILGGTFTWLGIYAVNQSQVQRYLSCKNRFHAKLSLYLNLVGLWIILACAVLSGLVMYSVFKDCDPWTAKCVAAPDQLMPYLVLEILQEFPGMTGLFVACAYSGTLSTVSSSINALAAVTVEDLVKPYFTLTEVKLSWISMGMSLFYGAVCIAMAALASVLGALLQAALTIFGMIGGPLLGLFSLGILFPFVNAIGAFIGLTCGFFLTLWIGIGSQIYKPLSLRTLPLTLSISGCNISNLSTDVYAMTSTELPAFTIRNSERPILADSLYSLSYLYLSPVGTLVTVGVGIVISLLTGGLKQNVDRKLLLKKEDLFCNFSGGKLKQEEKVLNCTPCNEGTDNPAFNHIEMTTDSKNGNDSYL; encoded by the exons ATGGTCACCTGTAGAAAAATCGGGGGGTTCTCCGTCTGGGACTATGTGGTCTTCGGGATCATGCTGCTTATCTCCGCGGCCATCGGGGTGTATTACGCCTTCGCGGGCGGTGGCCAAAGGAGCCGCGAAGCCTTCTTGATGGGGGGCCGCAGCATGTCAGCTTTTCCCGTGGCGCTCTCCTTAACGGCCAGCTTCATGTCGGCCGTGACGGTACTAGGCACCCCCGCCGAAATCTACCGCTTCGGGACCATGTTTAGCCTCTTCGCCATCGCCTACGCGTTGATGGCGGTTACAAGCGCCGAGATCTTTCTGCCAGTCTTCTACCGTCTGAAAATCACCAGCACCTAcgag TACCTAGAAATGCGGTTTAATAAACAGCTGCGTCTGTGTGGAACAGGACTCTTTATTATACTGACG ATACTTTACACTGGAATTGTCATTTATGCTCCAGCCTTAGCTTTATATCaag ttacaggaattgatttatgggGTGCAGTTGTTGGAACAGGAGTAGTCTGTACTTTCTACTGCACACTG GGTGGACTAAAAGCAGTGATTTGGACAGATGTTTTTCAAGCTGCAATCATGATTGCTGGATTTTTATCTGTGATTATACGTGGTGTAATAGTACAAGAGGGGTTTGGAAATATAATAAATGATGCACATGATGGAAGAAGATTACAATTCTGGGA CTTCAATCCTAATCCTTTGCAAAGGCATACATTCTGGACAATTATCTTAGGTGGGACTTTTACCTGGCTTGGTATATATGCAGTCAATCAGTCTCAAGTTCAGCGATATCTTTCCTGCAAAAACAGATTTCATGCAAAATT ATCTCTTTATTTAAACCTTGTGGGACTCTGGATAATTCTTGCGTGTGCAGTGTTATCTGGATTAGTAATGTACTCTGTTTTTAAGGACTGTGACCCATGGACAGCAAAATGTGTGGCAGCACCAGACCAG CTCATGCCTTATCTGGTATTGGAAATTCTACAAGAGTTTCCAGGAATGACAGGCCTTTTTGTTGCTTGTGCTTATAGTGGAACTTTAAG TACAGTGTCCTCTAGCATCAATGCTTTAGCTGCTGTAACTGTAGAGGACCTCGTTAAACCTTATTTCACGTTAACTGAAGTTAAATTGTCTTGGATTTCTATGGGAATGA GTTTATTTTATGGTGCTGTGTGCATTGCTATGGCTGCTTTGGCATCAGTTCTAGGAGCATTATTACAg GCAGCATTGACCATTTTTGGCATGATTGGTGGGCCTCTGCTAGGACTCTTTTCCTTGGGAATCCTTTTTCCATTTGTCAACGCTATA GGTGCATTTATAGGTCTCACCTGTGGATTTTTTCTTACCCTTTGGATTGGAATTGGATCTCAGATTTACAAGCCACTGTCATTAAGGACCCTGCCATTAACTCTTTCAATTTCAGGCTGTAATATAAGCAACCTAAGCACAGACGTTTATGCAATGACTTCCACAGAGCTGCCAGCTTTCACCATTAGAAACAGTGAAAG ACCCATCCTGGCAGATTCTTTGTATTCCTTATCCTATCTGTATTTAAGCCCAGTTGGAACTCTGGTTACAGTTGGTGTGGGAATAGTCATTAGCCTTTTGACAG GAGGACTTAAGCAGAACGTGGACAGAAAATTATTACTCAAAAAAGAGGATCTTTTTTGTAATTTCTCAGGTGGTAAATTGAAACAA